A window of Halovivax gelatinilyticus genomic DNA:
TGAAGTTTGGAGACAACGACTGCGAGCTAGTCAGAACCGACAATTGAAACCAGAAAATAGAAGAGATCTTAACTCGAACCCCACCCGTTATTTCTATAATAAAGTATAAATGACACAATAGCGAAAGTTATTCCAAAAATTGTCCCATGTAAGATAGCTTCTTTATACGATCCACCGGTAGCGCCTGCATATAATATAACTGCCAACAGTGGTACAATGATGTACAACATGAATAGTACCAGGGGGTGGTTATTCAGCCACGACTCTACCGATTTATATCGCCGATGAATTTTCATATTCTTGACTGTAATATTCGAGGTGTGCCATTATACCGGGAAGGAGGTGTTGATCTGCAGTCACTGTGAATGTTGGTTGAGCTTATACTATTCATGTACACCCCGGATTCGGGTTATTATCGTAATTAACCCTATGATAACTCAAAGACATGACGATCCAAGCCAGGTCATTTTGCGAATAATTAGGGTGAAGAGACAATAGCCAGAACTTACCTCTCACCTCAATACTAAAAACCCTAAGTAAAGATTCGATGTTTTCATATTTTATAATTTTATTTGTGTTTATAATATATCTTGCGCAGTGTGTCCCGGGGCGGTTACCTTTCGCATGAATACGTCAACTGGAATTTCATTCTCACCAATAAACGATCGGTCGACCACTCCTGCTCTAATGACGGGGAAGCGAGTCCATGACTGGTGGTCGTCCCAAACCGCAAATGCAACACGACGCCCCTCCAGGTTCTCCTGTAGTAACCGCGCAAGTGTAGCGCACGCCCCTCCGAACAGCATCCTTACGATCGTTCCCGCATACGGAATTACCGCGCATAGCGCTCCGCCCAACGCTGTCGCGCTGTAATTTTCGAGTCCATCACCAAGCACAACACCAGCGCCTATTTGATAATGGCTAATATATGGAATTGAGCAACCTTCAAACCTCTCATTGAAAGTTACATACTCCTCAATTATAGAGTCCAGGTTGTTGATCTCCTTTACATCGATAGGTTCCAGTTTAAGGGGCTTATCATCAACGGCATAAGCCATTATTTCCTCATAAATTTCTTTGTTCTTGTCTTCTCGGACTATGGAGATCGATCGCTTCTCCTTATCATGGAGGTATAGAAGTGTTTCAGTATCGCTTTCAAGCTTTAAGTATTCTATGCCGGTTTCTTTATCCACATAAATCGTTCGAAGGGAACATTCTTCCGAGTTTGATTCAGACGTTGATGCCTGTACAGGAGATCCAAGTACTCCAACACCAATTGGAACACCTGCGCTCGCTTTGAGGACTGTTCTCCGTGTACTTCCGTTCGTGTCGTAGTTTTCGCCAGACATTATCATGGAGGTTGTTTTATTATTATATAACTTTAACTAATTTCTATTCAATATAATAGGTTCGGGCCGAGGGATGGACCATACGATTAAATTGGTTTTGAGTAAGATAACAAGCCAAGATCGATAGGTTTAAATACTTAGTCTCAATTAATTTATATTTATTATTACATCCCATGGTTGGCATATGATATGGTTGGAGTGTGGAATTGTTGCGGGTCTTGAATAGTGTTCGACGACCCTGCCTTCGGCCTCGCTCAGTCCTCGCTACTCACGGCTCTCGTCGGTCGCCGTTCGTCGTTCCGAGGACGTCGCTCGCTACGCTCTGTTCACGGCTTCGCCGTTCACGTTTCCGAGGTCTCACTACGTTCGACCTCGCTCTCGCTCAATCCTCGCTACTCACGGCTCCCGCTGGTCGCCGTTCGTCATTCCGAGGACGTCGCTCGCTACGCTCGCTCAGTCCTCGCTAACCTCGATCCCCCGATTGTTCACCGCCATCGGATCGAGACCGACCTCCTGGAGGAACTGCTTGTACTCGCGTTCACACTGTTCTGCGTCCTTTTGCTTGTCGCTCGCGCGGTCGCAGAGTTCGATCAGGTTCTCGGGGACGTCGTTCTGGTAGACGATCCAGTGGTTGATCAGGTCAGAGAGGCGCCGAATGGGGCTGGTGAAATGGCCGTAGATCTCGAAGTTGAGCGCGTGGTGGCCGCCGAAGGGGTCGTTCATGTACTTCGCGCGGGGCATCACCTTCATCACGGCCCACTGGATCTTATCGAGCTGGCGACCGGGTGCCTCCTCTAAGGTGGCGTTGACGGCCTTCCGGGGGTCGTCCCATTTGTCACCGGGGATCGAGACACCGTCGAGTTCCTGAATCTCCTGTAGCGCCTTCGACCACTCGTCGGGCGTCGGCTGCGGGTGGACGCGGTACATCGCCTCGACGCCCCGATTCCACATCAGCTCGTGCGTGACGGCCTTGTTGGCCTTGAGCATGCACTCTTCGATGATGGTGTGGGCGCGATCGCGACTGGGATTCAGGACGAGCGAGCCGTCCTCCTTGCGCTGTTCGTGCATTCGGTTGGCGAGTTCGAAGACGAGCGAATTCTCCTCGTGCAACGGCGCCTCCGGGTCGTCGAGGCGCTTTTCCGCCTGCGCGTAGGTGAGCCGTTCGTCAGACTCGATGACGGACTTGTAGATGTCGATCGACTCGTAGCCGAGGTGTTCCTTATCGAGGTGCATCTCGACGGTGTGGGCGAACCGTTCTTCGTTCGGGACGAGCGAGCAGACCGACTCCGCCAGGATCGGCGGCAGCATGTGGATGGTGTACGCCGGCAGGTAGACCGTGTTCGCCCGCTTTACGGCCTCGTCCCACATCGCCGAGCCGGGGTGGACGTAGTTGGTTACGTCCGCGATGTGCACCCAGAGGACGTACTCGTCCTCGCGCTCTTCGACGGAGATGGCGTCGTCGAAGTCCTGGGCGTCGATCGGATCCGTCGTCCACGTCGTCAGGTCCCGCAGGTCCTCGCGATCGTCGATCACGGCGTCGATGTCCGCCTGGACGTCGTCGGTCAGTTCCGCGGCCTCTTCGACGACGGCGTCGGGAAACGCGTCGCGAATGTCGAACTTCTCGAAGAGCTCCTCGCGTTTGTTCTCCAGGTGGCGAGCCAGATCCTCGTCGATCTCGACGGGACCCTGGCCCGCTGCCGTGCCGGCTTCGGCCTGTGCCTCGGCGGCGGAAGCCTCGTCGGCGACGGCCGACTCCTCGCCGGCTGCTGCGTCGTCGGTCATGTGCGACTCTTGGAGCGACCGGGTGAAAGTCGTGTCGGACCCACCGACCGTCGGATCGATCCGAGCCCGCACCAGAGAAATCAAAACGTTTACACGCGCAAACAGCTAGCTACAGCCGATGTCCGCCATCGAACTCAGCGGCGTCACCAAACGGTACGGTGGCGTCACCGCCCTCCGCGACATCGATCTCACCGTCGAACACGGCGAAGTCTTCGGATTTTTGGGGCCCAACGGCGCCGGGAAGTCGACGACGATCGACATCCTGCTACGCTATACCCACCCGACCGACGGTCGCGTCGAGGTGCTCGGTCACGACGTCGACGCCGATCCGGTCGCCGTTCGCGAACGGACCGGCATCCTGCCCGAAGGGTTCGCCCCGTTCGAAACGATGACGGGGCGCCACCACGTCGAGTACGCGATCGAGGCGACCGGCGCGGACGACGACCCCGACGACCTCCTCGAACGCGTCGACGTCGCACACGCCGCCGACCGACCGGCGCGAAACTACTCGAAAGGGATGGCCCAGCGCCTGACGCTCGCGATGGCGCTCGTCGGCGACCCCGACCTGCTGATCCTGGACGAACCCTCGACCGGCCTCGATCCCCACGGCGTCCGCCAGATGCGTCGAATCGTCCGCGAGGAGCGCGACCGCGGCGCGACGGTGTTCTTCTCGAGTCACATCTTAGAACAGGTCGAAGCCGTCGCCGACCGCGTCGCCATCCTGAACGAGGGGCGGTTGGTGACGGTCGACACCATCGACGGGTTGCGAGAGGCGGTCGGCACGGGGTCGGAACTTACGGTCGAACTCGCCGGCACGGACCCACGAGAACGGGCCGGGACGAGTGCACGCGAACGAGTCGGGGCAGGTCCATCGGAGACGAAGGTCGCAGCCGAGACGGAGGCCGCCGACGCTGACTCGGTCGCGGTGAGCGAACCGGAGAGCGGCGGACGGTCGGCACGTGAGGGGACGACCCCGACCGACGTCGTCGAAACGATCGACGGGGTGTCCGGCGTCCGAACCGTCGACGGCCGTCTCGTCGTCTCCTGTCGACGCGACGCGAAGCTCGACGTCCTCGACGACCTGCGCGCGGCCGGATTCGAGATCCGCGACTTTCAGACCGCCGAGACCTCGCTCGAGGAGCTGTTCGTCAGCTACACCGACGGGACGCGGGTCGAAGCGACCGGGGGATCGCTATGAGCTGGCGACTGATCGCCCGCAAGGAAGTGGGAGATCTCTACCGAAACCGACAGTTACACGGCAACCTCGCCGCGTTCGTCGTCCTCTTCGGTCTACTCGGGTACGTCCACGCTCGCTCGGCCGGCCGCGGACACGCGGAGCCGAACGAGTTGATCGGCGTCATCGGATTGTTGAGTTTGATCGTCGTTCCGGCGATCGGCCTCATGCTCTCCTACGAAACGATCGTCAAACGGCGACACAACGGCCAACTGGCCCTGCTACTCGGATTTCCGCACCACCGTCGGGACGTCGTCCTCGGCGGCTACGTGGGACGGCTGCTCGTCGTCACGGCGCTGGTCGTCGCCGGGTTCTGGACCGCCGGGGTCGTCGCATTCTTCTTCGGGGCGTCGGTACCGGCGCAGGCGTACCTCACGTTCCTGGTCGCAACCGTCCTGCTCGCGCTCGCCTACGTGGCGATGGGAATCGCCCTCTCGGCCGGGTTTCGCTCACCGTCGTGGGCGTCGATCGCCGCCTTCGGGTGCTTTCTGCTGTTCGTGATGGCCTGGCGGTTCGTCCCCGCCGGGCTCGCCTACGTGCTAAACGGGCTCGAGTCGCCGACGTCGACGCCGTGGTGGGACGCCTACGTCGCGACGCTCTCGCCGAGCGTCGCCTACGAGGAGCTACTCGCCGCGTGGCTCCCGGCAGCGGCGGCGGGAACGGTGCCGGGCGGCAGCGGAACGGGCGCGACGTACGCCCTCGCCGTCTTCGTCGGCTGGGCCGTGCTCGTTCCGCTCGCGGGCTACGTCCTGTTCGACCGGACCGATCTCTAGGACGAATTCGATCGGCCCTCGTCGCGCGCACCCGAGAGCGGACGATTTATGCGCCACGTACCCGTCCACGCAGGCATGCAGGTCAAATCCCGACACCACCTCCGAAGCGACGACGTCTCGGCCGTCGAAACGGCCGTCGGAGAACGCCTGGGCGTCGATCTCGACGGTGACGCCTACGAACTCGTCGAGTTCGAAGAGTCCGACTGGGAGGTCGTCCTGGTCGACGGCGAACCGCTCGTGGCCTACTTCGACGAGGAGCCGTTTCTCACCGTTCGCGGTGCGAACGCCACCGACCCCGACGACCGACTCGTCATCGTCGACGCCGGAGCCGTCTCGTTCGTCAGCGACGGGGCGGACGTGATGCGCCCGGGGATCGCCGACGTCCGCGGCGAGATCACAGCGGGCGACCTCGTCCTGATCGCCGAAGAGTCTCACGAGAAAGTACTCGCCGTCGGCCGATCGCGCGTCGACGGCGACGAGTTGCTCGGCGACGCCGGAAAGGTCGTCGACTCGCTTCACTTCGTCGGCGACGACCTCTACTCATTCAGCGGGTGAACCGGCCTCGTACGGGAACCGATCACTCGTTCGTCTCGTCCATCGAATCCTCCTCGTAGGCGTCTTCGTACTTGTCGAGAAGCACCTCGTGGCCCTCGACGGCGCGCTCGTAGGTCGTCCGCAGGTCGACGATCGGTTCGTACGACGCGTCGACGCGGAGGTCGTTGTACGACGGATCGAACGCGTACTCGCGGGTGTCGGAGACGCGGAGGGCGGCGCTTTGAATTTCTAAGTCCTCGCGCTTGTCACCGCCTTCTTCCTGCCCGGCTTCGAGCGCGTCGACGAGTCGTTCGGCAAGCGGTCGATCCTCCTCGCGCTGGGATTCGTAGGTGTCCGCAACCGCGTCGATCACGGGTTCGCCCGTCAACAGGTTCCCCGCGACGGTGTAGCGGTCGCCTTCGCGGTGGCCGTACCAGGGGCGACACTCCTCGCCGGAGAAGGCGAAGGTCGCCTCGGCGTCGATGCCGTGGAGCTGGCGCTGGGGTGCGCCGTCGTCGGCGTTGAGCAACGCCTCGAGAGCGTCGTCGACCGCGAGACCGTCCTCGAGGTAGGCGATACCGTCCCGACCCAGGTCGACGTTGACCAGACTCTGGGTGGCGACGGCGCCGTGTTCGTTCACGAACGGACAAAGTGTCCCGACGGCCGGCAGTCGAGTCGTGACCGCGACGCCGAAGCGGTCGTGCGTCTCGCCGTCTTCGCCCTCGTAGGACTCGTGTACGCAGATGCTGAAGGTCATCGGCGACCGTTCGAACGGAGCGATCAAAAAACCGCGTGATGCGGTATCGGTTGACGGTGTCCGCGATCGACTCGAGACGAGCGCGCGGTGGCGGCGCGCTATCGCGATAGTTTTTCCCGCGCCGTGATGCCGGCGTGTCCGCCCGCGCCGACCGTGATCCCGACCATGTACAGCGAGGTGAGCGCGACCCCGAGCGAGGCGCTCTTGAGTCGCGAGTCGGTTTCGGCTTGTGCGTCCGAGAGCGACGCACAGACGTCGACGATCCCGCGCGTCACCCGGCTGGTCGCGCTGTCGGGGTGGGCCGCGAGCGTGTCAGCGATCGGGGGGCTGATACGGTAGTAGAGGTCCACCAGCGCCCGACCCATCGGCGTGGCCGACATCGAGTCGTCGCGGAATCGGCGGAGCGAGTCGAGCGTCTCGCCCTCGCCGGCGGTGGCGGTCGTGATGAAGCAGCCGCCACCGCCGTCGTCGTTCTGACACTCGATCGTCCCGCTCGAACAGTCCTCCGGCGATTCAAGACCGAGCGCAGCGGCGACGTTGAGTCGCCCAGCACCCTGGTCTTCGTCACACCGACAGATGTCGTCCGCGGTGTCCATGAGTTGTTGCCGAGCTTCGGAATTCGAGTAGCCGTTCGCCATCAGGTGCGCCGCACCGCCCGAGACGTGCGGGCAGGCCATCGACGTTCCCGAGAGCGTATCGTAGCCGTTGTTGGTGTACGTCGAGTAAACGTCGACGCCGGGAGCCGCGAGATCCACCTCGGGCCCGGTCGACGAGAAGCTCGCGAGGTCGTCGTTCTCGTCGGTCGCGCTGACGGCGACCACCTCATCGTAGGCCGCCGGATAGCTGACGCAGTTCGAACACTCCCCGTCGTTCCCGGCCGCGGCGACGAGTAGCGTCCCCTGCTGATTGGCGTACTGACACGCGTCCTGTAGTTCCTGCGTGCCGGAGCCGCCGCCGAGTGAAAGCGATCCGACGTCGATTCCCTGGTCAGCCGTCCAGACGATCCCTTCCGCGACGTCCGAGAGACTGCCGCCACCCGTGCTGTCCAGAACCTTCACCGCGTACAGCTCGGAATCGAGCGAGACGCCGAGCACGCCGACGCCGTCGTCCGGCGCGACCGCGGTACCGGCACAGTGAGTGCCGTGACCGTTGTCGTCGCCGTATGGCTCGGGACAGTTCGAACAGGTGGTTCCGAACGCGGCACCGCCGTGAACGTCGAGCGCTTCGTGATCGACCTGCACGCCGGTGTCGATGATCGCGATGCTCGCGCCGGCGCCCGTTTCGCCGTTGGCGTGGGCGACGTCCGCCGAGACCTGCTCGATCCCGTACGGCGTCGTCTGTAACGCGTAGGCGGGCTGGTCTTTTTCTACGTATCGAACGTTCGGATTGTTCTCCAGCGCGCGTACCGCCGAGTCGGGAAACTGCCCGGCGACCGACTTCCCGATATCGCCGAAATCCAGCCGATGGCGTACCTCGGTCGCGTTGGCGGTCGCCACTCCGAAGTCGGCATCCGCCGTGAGTCCGATGATCGTTCGATCGATCGATTCGTCAGCCGTCGTTTTTCCCGCGAGTCCGACGGTCGCTGCCCCCGCGGCCGCACCGCGAAGGATGCGGCGTCGAGTGATGTTGGTTCGTGCCATTGGTTGCCTCGCCGAATGGCAGTCCGCGACGCCGCGAACCGGTCGGAATCGACGACGTTCGCCACGCCATGACATACCACCCAGCAGCCACAGTCGATGGACATTGGCCATATTACTCTTTCTATTTAAT
This region includes:
- a CDS encoding RNB domain-containing ribonuclease, whose product is MTDDAAAGEESAVADEASAAEAQAEAGTAAGQGPVEIDEDLARHLENKREELFEKFDIRDAFPDAVVEEAAELTDDVQADIDAVIDDREDLRDLTTWTTDPIDAQDFDDAISVEEREDEYVLWVHIADVTNYVHPGSAMWDEAVKRANTVYLPAYTIHMLPPILAESVCSLVPNEERFAHTVEMHLDKEHLGYESIDIYKSVIESDERLTYAQAEKRLDDPEAPLHEENSLVFELANRMHEQRKEDGSLVLNPSRDRAHTIIEECMLKANKAVTHELMWNRGVEAMYRVHPQPTPDEWSKALQEIQELDGVSIPGDKWDDPRKAVNATLEEAPGRQLDKIQWAVMKVMPRAKYMNDPFGGHHALNFEIYGHFTSPIRRLSDLINHWIVYQNDVPENLIELCDRASDKQKDAEQCEREYKQFLQEVGLDPMAVNNRGIEVSED
- a CDS encoding ABC transporter ATP-binding protein produces the protein MSAIELSGVTKRYGGVTALRDIDLTVEHGEVFGFLGPNGAGKSTTIDILLRYTHPTDGRVEVLGHDVDADPVAVRERTGILPEGFAPFETMTGRHHVEYAIEATGADDDPDDLLERVDVAHAADRPARNYSKGMAQRLTLAMALVGDPDLLILDEPSTGLDPHGVRQMRRIVREERDRGATVFFSSHILEQVEAVADRVAILNEGRLVTVDTIDGLREAVGTGSELTVELAGTDPRERAGTSARERVGAGPSETKVAAETEAADADSVAVSEPESGGRSAREGTTPTDVVETIDGVSGVRTVDGRLVVSCRRDAKLDVLDDLRAAGFEIRDFQTAETSLEELFVSYTDGTRVEATGGSL
- a CDS encoding ABC transporter permease; its protein translation is MSWRLIARKEVGDLYRNRQLHGNLAAFVVLFGLLGYVHARSAGRGHAEPNELIGVIGLLSLIVVPAIGLMLSYETIVKRRHNGQLALLLGFPHHRRDVVLGGYVGRLLVVTALVVAGFWTAGVVAFFFGASVPAQAYLTFLVATVLLALAYVAMGIALSAGFRSPSWASIAAFGCFLLFVMAWRFVPAGLAYVLNGLESPTSTPWWDAYVATLSPSVAYEELLAAWLPAAAAGTVPGGSGTGATYALAVFVGWAVLVPLAGYVLFDRTDL
- a CDS encoding RNA-binding protein — translated: MQVKSRHHLRSDDVSAVETAVGERLGVDLDGDAYELVEFEESDWEVVLVDGEPLVAYFDEEPFLTVRGANATDPDDRLVIVDAGAVSFVSDGADVMRPGIADVRGEITAGDLVLIAEESHEKVLAVGRSRVDGDELLGDAGKVVDSLHFVGDDLYSFSG
- a CDS encoding DUF1028 domain-containing protein gives rise to the protein MTFSICVHESYEGEDGETHDRFGVAVTTRLPAVGTLCPFVNEHGAVATQSLVNVDLGRDGIAYLEDGLAVDDALEALLNADDGAPQRQLHGIDAEATFAFSGEECRPWYGHREGDRYTVAGNLLTGEPVIDAVADTYESQREEDRPLAERLVDALEAGQEEGGDKREDLEIQSAALRVSDTREYAFDPSYNDLRVDASYEPIVDLRTTYERAVEGHEVLLDKYEDAYEEDSMDETNE
- a CDS encoding S8 family peptidase, with amino-acid sequence MARTNITRRRILRGAAAGAATVGLAGKTTADESIDRTIIGLTADADFGVATANATEVRHRLDFGDIGKSVAGQFPDSAVRALENNPNVRYVEKDQPAYALQTTPYGIEQVSADVAHANGETGAGASIAIIDTGVQVDHEALDVHGGAAFGTTCSNCPEPYGDDNGHGTHCAGTAVAPDDGVGVLGVSLDSELYAVKVLDSTGGGSLSDVAEGIVWTADQGIDVGSLSLGGGSGTQELQDACQYANQQGTLLVAAAGNDGECSNCVSYPAAYDEVVAVSATDENDDLASFSSTGPEVDLAAPGVDVYSTYTNNGYDTLSGTSMACPHVSGGAAHLMANGYSNSEARQQLMDTADDICRCDEDQGAGRLNVAAALGLESPEDCSSGTIECQNDDGGGGCFITTATAGEGETLDSLRRFRDDSMSATPMGRALVDLYYRISPPIADTLAAHPDSATSRVTRGIVDVCASLSDAQAETDSRLKSASLGVALTSLYMVGITVGAGGHAGITAREKLSR